A window of Streptomyces sp. NBC_01224 genomic DNA:
GAGGAAGTCGTCACGGTCCTGATCATCTCTGTCGCGCTCCACACGCTCTCGGAGGGCGGAGAGGGAACGAGGCCAGAAGCCGATCTCATGAGCGGCGACGGGGTCGGAGCGCCAGCTGTGTATCAACTCGGCGTCGTCGACGTCGACGGGCGCGAGACCGATTTTCCTTCCTCGCCAGCACGGCTCTCTGTCCGTCTCTGCGACCTGATCACCTGTCATGTTGTCCCTCATAGGCGGATGCTACGGGTCGGCCGGGACTGTGACGAGCCGATTGAGCCGTTGAACACCAATGCTCCGAGGCCGCGGAACGGTCGGTTCAATGCTCCTCCTCCCGATACGCCGTACGGGACGGCCGGGTGGGCACACGCGTCGCTGACAGCAGGAACAGCGCAAAAGCCGGCCGGTCGGCCCACAGCTTGAGGCGAGCGTGTTGGGGACGTGTCGGCGTTGTCAGTGGGAGCCGAGATGATTCCCCCGGATTCGGGCCCGCGGGGAAGCCGGGGTCAGTTGCTGCTTCGGACAAGGGGGAGTGCGCTGTGAGGACACTCGTGAACGGCGAGGTGCATGTTCATTACGGACAGATCTACGTGGAGAGCGATCCCGAGGTATGTGGTCTCGACCTCGACGAGGCGTTCGGGGGCCAGAAGGCCGGGTTGTGCGGTGCCGCTGTCGCGGGTGCGCTCTGGCTGACGACGGGCCTGCACACAGGCAGCGTCGGATTCACCATCGAGCTGCACGAGGAACGGCCGACACTGGACACCTCGTGGGAGGAGATCGTCGAAGTTCCCTTCAGGCCACTCTCGATGAACAGTGTGCTGGTGGAGTGGGCGGGGGAGGGTGCCTGGGACCTCGATCTCGAAGAGATCGACTATCGGGTCCGGTACTGCGCCAACGGCATGCAGGAAGGGCGGGACGCGGACACCCGGCTGGAGGAGGAGCCTCAGTTGGACCGTTACCTCCTCCAGTTCTGGCCGAGTCCGCCGCAGCCCGCCCGGGTGGTGAAGCAGACCGCCGAGATCGCCGCCTACTGGCACGAGCACGCCCGGACGCTACCTCCTCCCCCGACACCGGAGGAGAAAGCTGAGGTGGAGCGCGTTGCCCGACTCGAGCATGAGCGAGAGGCCGAGCGGCAGCGCCTGGCCGCGGAAAAGGCGGAATGGGGCGGTCGGCTGCCGAGTGACACCCTTCGCCGTATCCAGGGCAACGTCTTTGGCCTCGTGGAGTTCGACGCCGCACTGGTGCACGCGATCGACGCCGCAGGTACTGTCTCTCAGCGCGCCGTCGCACGGCTGGCGGCCCACCGCGCGTACACCGTGGCCGGTCTCGCGCACCTCAACTGGGTTGCCCCTGCACTCGCGGCCCTGGAGGGGGGAAAGCCGCTTCCCCCACCCTTCGACGACCAGGAACGCGTATGGGAACTCCTTGAGAGCGACCCCCGGGCTCCGCAAGGGACGGTCGGACGAGCGATTCCCCCTGCGCGTCAGCATGCCCCCTCACCTTCGACGGAAGAAGACGCACCACAGCGCAGGCGCGTCAACTTTGCACCGTCAGGAACAGCTGAGCCGCCGCCGACGCTCCTTGAAGGAAGCTGCCCGACGTCAGCTCCTCAGGAGGGAGGCTCGCGCAGGCTGGGGCGGCTGATCGCCACGTGTCAGGCGGGTGGTGAACCTCAGGTTTCGGCTCAGGTGGTCGTGACAGCAGGAAGGTCCCCGTTGCGGGAGCCCGTCAAGGTCTCCCAGCCGCACATGGCTGTCCCCGCTCTGTTCGGCGCCGCGGAGGCTGATCCGCTCCAGGCCGCTCTCGATGCCGTCTACGCCGCCATCGCTGCCTACGGCGAGGACTATCCAAGCCTCCTCGACGAGGTATGGACTACAGTCCACGAGCAGGGACGGGGCCGATGACCGAGATCCTGGCGCCACGATCCCCTCGTCCCCTGAGCATTTGTTCTGTCTGCGCGGACCCAGTGGCCGGCCAGCCCCCGAAGCCTCGTCGGTTTCGACCTGAAGCTGCGCCAGCACGTCCGTGAGATCGAGAACGTGCCGCGTCCCAGGACCGTGAGATGGAACGGCCCCTCACGGCCGATGGACGCCGAGGCCCGCTGCCTGCTTCACGACGACGCCCTCAAGCCCGAATATCGCCTCGCCGGCCTGCTGTCGCTCCGCTGTGCCCAGCGGCCCGCATTCATCTTGGTCGTCCAGGTCCTTGAACCGGGGGCTGAAGTTGTGGCCCAGGATGCGGAAGATGCTGAACACAATGTCGCTGTACGAGGCGTTGTCGGTGGGTGGCCCGCCACAGTGGTCCGCCCCCGGGCCGTACCGCGCCGGCTGTGCCGTCCTCCGTGAGCCGCAGGAGCGGAGCGGGTGCGGATCCGTAATGCCGGAGCGAGTCGCGGCAGCTTCGGGCGGAGTGGGAACGCCGCATGAACCACGGCCTGTTGGGCCGTCCCGGATCATCCCATGAGGGACGGAGCGGGGCGGGGAGCCGATCCGGCTCCCCGCCCCGCTCCTGGGTCCTTTGGTTAGTTGATCGCCTTGATCAGCTCGCCGTCGGTGGTATCGCCGCTGAGCTCCCAGAAGAAGGTGCCCCCCCAGTCCCTGCTGGTTCTTGTCCCAGGTGTCCGCCACGCCGTCGACCGACTGGTCGGCCGTGTACGCCTTGTCGTAGTCGGCGTACGAGTCGCCGATCGCGCACTTGCCGCCGGTGACATTGCCGAAGGCGTAGTTGATGTGCGTGAGCTTGTCGGCCGAGCCCGACATCTCGATGTTCTTGACGTGGTAATTGCGCTGGTAGACACCCCAGTTGGTGAAGTATCCGACCACCTTGTCGCCGGCCGCTGTGGGGGTGGCGTCGGCGGCTGCAGGGGCCGCGGCCTGCGCGGTGGTGGGGGCCGCGCCGGCCGATGCGGTGCCCGCGGTACCCAGCAGGGTGGCGCCGAGGGCGGCGGTACAGGCGGCTGCGGTGAGCGCCCGGAGGCGGGTGCGGGGGTTATGCGGTCCGAACATCTTGTCTCCTCGTGGGGGAGGGAACTCGGTAGTGGGGGGCGCGCTTCCGGCCATCTCATGGACTTCGCATGAACGCGGAAGGGCCGGTTCGGTGGAACCGGTAGATGGACTAGACCAGTTGGGTCAATGGTTCGGACCAATTCCGGTGACCGTCGCGCTCGGCGCCGAGTCGCTCCGTCACCCCGTGACGGATATCGTCCGATCGGGCATACTCAAGCCGCCACAGCCGCTGGCCAGCGACTCTCGTAATCCGGGAGGCCGGCGTCGGCTGGGCAGCAGTGCTTCTCCGGGCCGTGCCCGGAAGCCCCCCGGCGGCGCCGCCCACACCCCGCGCGCGCGACCGTCGCAACGCCCGACAGGGAGGAGAGCGCCGTCATGACCGACCGTGCCCCGCAATTGGTGGAACGTCGTCTGCCCACCGAGGAGTCCAGGCAGCTCGTCGCGCTCGTCCGCGACATCGCCCAGCGAGAGATCGCGCCGCGGGCGGCCGAGGAGGAGGACGCGGGCCGGTTCCCGCGCGAAGTCTTCACGCTGCTCTCCGAGTCCGGACTGCTAGGACTGCCCTACGACTCCGCCCACGGCGGTGGTGACCAGCCGTATGAGGTCTACCTCCAGGTCCTCGAAGAGCTCGCGGCCGCCCGGCTCACCGTCGGTCTCGGTGTCAGCGTCCACTCCCTCGCCTGCCACGCACTCGCCGGATACGGCACCAAGGAGCAGCAGGCCGAACACCTCCCGGCGATGCTGGGAGGGGGCCTGCTGGGCGCCTACTGCCTCTCCGAGCCCGCTTCGGGCTCGGATGCCGCCTCGCTCCGTACGAAGGCCGTACGGGACGGCGACGACTGGGTCATCACCGGCACCAAGGCATGGATCACCCACGGCGGCATCGCCGACTTCTACACGGTCCTGGCCCGTACCGGAGCCGAGGGCGCCCGCGGCATCACGGCCTTCCTGGTCCCCGGCGACGCCGAGGGGCTGAACGCGGCCGCCCCCGAGAAGAAGATGGGCATGAAGGGCTCGCCCACCGCCCAGCTGAACTTCGACGGCGTACGGGTCGCCGACGCCCGCCGGATCGGCGAGGAGGGCCAGGGCTTCGCGATCGCCCTGTCCGCACTCGACTCCGGACGCCTGGGCATCGCCGCCTGTGCGATCGGCGTCGCCCAGGCCGCCCTGAGCGAGGCCGTCGCCTACGCCACCGGGCGACAGCAGTTCGGCCGCCCCATCGCGGACTTCCAGGGCCTGCGCTTCATGCTCGCCGACATGGCCACCCAGATCGAGGCGGGCCGGGCGCTCTACCTGGAGGCGGCCCGGCTGCGCGACGAGGGCAGGCCCTTCTCGCGCCAGGCGGCCATGGCCAAGCTGTTCTGCACGGACGCGGCCATGCGGGTGACCATCGACGCGGTCCAGGTGCTCGGCGGATACGGCTACACCCTCGACTTCCCCGTCGAGCGGCTGATGCGCGAGGCCAAGGTGCTGCAGATCGTCGAAGGCACCAATCAGATCCAGCGGATGGTCATCGCGCGCCACCTCGCGGGTCCTGAGACGCGCTGACCCGCAGCGGTCGCTCCGACCACACGGGCGTCGTCATGATCCGGTTCCACTCCTGGTCATGGCGGCCCGGCAGGGTCCGTCCCGTGCCCTCCCAATGACGCAACAGGGACCGGTAGATGGGCGGGTCGGTGGAGTGCGACGCCGGTCGCGGCGTGGACCGGGGAGCCATGGGCTGCGGCACCGGCTGTGAACCGGGCTGCGGAACCGATTCTTCGGCGGTCGGAGCGGCGAGACGGCGGCGACCGGGGCCGGCCGTTGAGTGCAGCAGGGTCATGCCTGGCCAACGGTGCGGGGCGGGCCCGGGTCACTGCCCGGCCGATTCGAGAGCCCGTTCGCCGGGTCCCCGGGCGGCGGAGTTTCATCGACAGCGGGCACCACGTCGGCCGGGCCGTCGTGGTGCAGCGCAGATGTGCCGGATGAGCCCTGATGCGTCCGGGCGGTCCCGCGCGGGTGCGGGAAGGGCCCTCAGGCGGCGTC
This region includes:
- a CDS encoding acyl-CoA dehydrogenase family protein, whose protein sequence is MTDRAPQLVERRLPTEESRQLVALVRDIAQREIAPRAAEEEDAGRFPREVFTLLSESGLLGLPYDSAHGGGDQPYEVYLQVLEELAAARLTVGLGVSVHSLACHALAGYGTKEQQAEHLPAMLGGGLLGAYCLSEPASGSDAASLRTKAVRDGDDWVITGTKAWITHGGIADFYTVLARTGAEGARGITAFLVPGDAEGLNAAAPEKKMGMKGSPTAQLNFDGVRVADARRIGEEGQGFAIALSALDSGRLGIAACAIGVAQAALSEAVAYATGRQQFGRPIADFQGLRFMLADMATQIEAGRALYLEAARLRDEGRPFSRQAAMAKLFCTDAAMRVTIDAVQVLGGYGYTLDFPVERLMREAKVLQIVEGTNQIQRMVIARHLAGPETR
- a CDS encoding Tn3 family transposase — translated: MIRDGPTGRGSCGVPTPPEAAATRSGITDPHPLRSCGSRRTAQPARYGPGADHCGGPPTDNASYSDIVFSIFRILGHNFSPRFKDLDDQDECGPLGTAERQQAGEAIFGLEGVVVKQAAGLGVHRP